A window from Primulina huaijiensis isolate GDHJ02 chromosome 11, ASM1229523v2, whole genome shotgun sequence encodes these proteins:
- the LOC140987134 gene encoding porphobilinogen deaminase, chloroplastic-like, with the protein METAIATVNEAHFCKKLRNPATFASVSVLGSSLPHFKSPALPQRCRIFVTKASVAVEEKIRTKAAVIRIGTRGSPLALAQAYETRDKLIKSHPELAEDGAIQIVIIKTTGDKILSQPLADIGGKGLFTKETDEALLNSEIDIAVHSMKDVPTYLPEKTVLPCNLPREDVRDAFICLTAASLAELPVGSIVGTASLRRKSQLLNRYPSLKVQENFRGNVQTRLKKLNEGVVQATLLALAGLKRLNMTENVTCVLSIEDMLPAVAQGAIGIACRSDDEKMATYLASLNHEDTRLAISCERAFLEKLEGSCRTPIAGYANRDEDGNCIFKALVASPDGTRVLETSRKGLYSFGDMINMGVDAGEELLSRAGHGFFDH; encoded by the exons ATGGAGACCGCAATAGCCACTGTAAATGAAGCTCATTTTTGTAAGAAATTAAGGAATCCCGCTACTTTTGCCTCGGTTTCAGTTCTTGGATCATCTTTGCCTCACTTTAAATCTCCAGCATTGCCCCAACGATGCAGAATTTTTGTCACCAAAGCTTCGGTTGCAGTCGAAGAGAAGATTCGAACAAAGGCTGCTGTCATCAGAATTGGTACCAGGGGAAG CCCACTTGCCCTTGCTCAAGCTTATGAAACACGGGATAAACTGATAAAGTCACATCCCGAGTTAGCTGAGGACGGCGCGATTCAGATTGTGATTATTAAAACAACAGGTGACAAAATTTTAAGTCAGCCACTAGCAGATATAGGCGGAAAGGGCTTATTCACTAAAGAGACAGACGAGGCACTTCTTAATAGTGAAATCGATATTGCGGTACACTCGATGAAAGATGTTCCGACTTATCTTCCGGAGAAAACAGTATTACCTTGCAATCTTCCCCGGGAGGATGTCCGTGATGCTTTTATTTGCTTGACTGCAGCTTCTCTGGCAGAGCTTCCTGTGGGTAGCATTGTGGGAACTGCTTCTTTGAGAAGGAAGTCACAACTTCTCAACAGATATCCATCGCTAAAG GTACAGGAGAATTTCCGAGGCAATGTACAGACAAGGTTGAAGAAACTGAACGAGGGAGTAGTCCAAGCAACATTGCTGGCATTAGCAGGGCTGAAACGTCTAAACATGACTGAAAATGTTACTTGTGTGCTGTCTATTGAAGATATGCTTCCTGCTGTAGCTCAAGGAGCTATTGGAATTGCTTGCAGAAGTGATGATGAAAAAATG GCTACATACTTGGCGTCCTTGAACCATGAGGATACAAGGTTAGCAATTTCCTGCGAGAGGGCTTTCCTAGAGAAATTAGAGGGATCTTGTCGAACTCCAATTGCTGGATATGCCAATAGAGATGAAGATGGAAACTGCATTTTTAAAGCATTGGTCGCATCTCCTGATGGAACTAGAG TTCTTGAAACGTCTCGAAAAGGCCTATATTCTTTTGGTGATATGATAAACATGGGTGTAGACGCCGGTGAGGAACTTCTCTCACGAGCTGGTCATGGTTTCTTTGACCATTAG
- the LOC140987673 gene encoding elongation factor 2-like, whose product MVKFTAEELRRIMDYKHNIRNMSVIAHVDHGKSTLTDSLVAAAGIIAQEVAGDVRMTDTRADEAERGITIKSTGISLYYEMSDESLKNYKGDRHGNEYLINLIDSPGHVDFSSEVTAALRITDGALVVVDCVEGVCVQTETVLRQALGERIRPVLTVNKMDRCFLELQVDGEEAYQTFQRVIENANVIMATYEDPLLGDVQVYPEKGTVAFSAGLHGWAFTLTNFAKMYASKFGVDESKMMERLWGENFFDPATKKWTSKNSGSPTCKRGFVQFCYEPIKQIINTCMNDQKDKLWPMLQKLGVTMKSDEKELMGKTLMKRVMQTWLPASTALLEMMIFHLPSPSKAQKYRVENLYEGPLDDTYANAIRNCDPEGPLMLYVSKMIPASDKGRFVAFGRVFSGRVSTGLKVRIMGPNYVPGEKKDLYVKSVQRTVIWMGKKQETVEDVPCGNTVAMVGLDQFITKNATLTNEKEVDAHPIRAMKFSVSPVVRVAVQCKVASDLPKLVEGLKRLAKSDPMVVCTMEESGEHIVAGAGELHLEICLKDLQDDFMGGAEIIKSDPVVSFRETVLERSCRTVMSKSPNKHNRLYMEARPLEDGLAEAIDDGRIGPRDDPKVRSKILSEEYGWDKELAKKIWCFGPETTGPNMVVDMCKGVQYLNEIKDSVVAGFQWASKEGPLADENMRGICFEVCDVVLHTDAIHRGGGQVIPTARRVIYASQLTAKPRLLEPVYLVEIQAPEQALGGIYSVLNQKRGHVFEEMQRPGTPLYNIKAYLPVVESFGFSSTLRAATSGQAFPQCVFDHWDMMASDPLEAGSQAATLVADIRKRKGLKEQITPLSEFEDRL is encoded by the exons ATG GTGAAGTTCACAGCAGAAGAACTCCGTAGGATTATGGACTACAAGCATAATATCCGGAACATGTCTGTTATTGCGCATGTCGATCATG GGAAGTCCACTCTCACGGATTCTCTTGTTGCTGCTGCTGGTATCATCGCTCAGGAAGTAGCTGGTGATGTTAGGATGACAGATACCCGTGCAGATGAAGCTGAACGTGGTATAACGATCAAGTCCACTGGCATTTCTCTGTACTATGAAATGTCTGATGAGTCTTTGAAGAACTATAAGGGAGACCGACATGGCAATGAGTATCTCATCAATCTTATTGATTCTCCCGGACACGTCGATTTCTCTTCTGAAGTGACGGCTGCTCTTCGTATCACTGATGGTGCTCTTGTTGTGGTGGACTGTGTCGAAGGTGTGTGTGTCCAAACAGAAACCGTACTACGACAAGCACTGGGAGAAAGGATTCGACCTGTCTTGACTGTTAACAAGATGGACAGGTGTTTCTTGGAACTCCAGGTGGATGGGGAGGAGGCATACCAAACATTTCAGAGGGTCATTGAAAATGCAAATGTTATCATGGCCACTTACGAGGATCCCCTTCTTGGAGATGTTCAGGTTTACCCAGAAAAAGGTACTGTTGCTTTCTCCGCTGGGTTGCATGGCTGGGCATTTACTCTGACGAACTTTGCCAAGATGTATGCCTCAAAATTTGGTGTTGACGAGTCCAAGATGATGGAAAGGCTCTGGGGAGAGAACTTCTTCGATCCCGCAACTAAGAAGTGGACTTCCAAAAATTCTGGCTCTCCCACGTGCAAACGTGGTTTTGTTCAGTTTTGTTATGAACCCATCAAGCAGATTATCAACACTTGCATGAATGATCAGAAGGACAAGTTGTGGCCGATGTTGCAGAAACTCGGTGTCACAATGAAATCTGATGAGAAGGAATTGATGGGGAAAACACTGATGAAGCGTGTCATGCAAACCTGGCTCCCTGCTAGTACCGCCCTCTTGGAAATGATGATATTCCATCTACCATCACCCTCCAAGGCTCAAAAGTATCGTGTGGAGAACTTATACGAGGGGCCTCTAGATGATACATATGCGAATGCTATCAGAAACTGTGATCCCGAGGGACCTCTCATGCTCTATGTGTCCAAGATGATTCCAGCCTCTGACAAGGGTAGGTTCGTTGCTTTTGGTCGTGTATTCTCTGGCAGGGTGTCTACAGGTTTGAAGGTTAGAATCATGGGCCCGAACTATGTTCCTGGGGAGAAAAAGGACTTGTATGTGAAGAGTGTCCAGAGAACTGTTATTTGGATGGGCAAGAAGCAGGAGACTGTTGAAGATGTACCGTGTGGGAACACTGTGGCCATGGTCGGTCTCGATCAATTCATAACGAAAAATGCTACTCTGACCAATGAGAAGGAAGTTGATGCCCATCCTATTAGAGCCATGAAATTCTCTGTCTCACCTGTTGTGCGTGTTGCTGTCCAGTGTAAGGTTGCATCCGACCTACCTAAACTTGTTGAAGGTTTGAAGCGATTGGCCAAGTCCGATCCTATGGTTGTCTGTACTATGGAGGAATCTGGGGAGCACATCGTTGCTGGTGCCGGAGAACTTCATCTTGAGATCTGCTTGAAAGACTTGCAGGATGATTTCATGGGTGGAGCTGAAATTATAAAATCAGATCCGGTTGTGTCTTTCCGTGAGACTGTTCTTGAGAGATCTTGCCGTACTGTGATGAGCAAATCACCTAACAAACACAACCGTTTGTACATGGAAGCTAGACCATTGGAAGATGGACTCGCCGAGGCAATTGATGATGGCCGTATCGGTCCAAGGGATGATCCCAAGGTTCGTTCGAAGATCTTGTCGGAAGAGTATGGTTGGGATAAGGAGCTGGCAAAGAAGATTTGGTGCTTTGGTCCTGAAACCACTGGTCCAAATATGGTGGTTGATATGTGTAAAGGAGTTCAGTACTTGAATGAAATAAAGGATTCGGTTGTTGCTGGGTTTCAGTGGGCTTCGAAGGAAGGGCCATTGGCTGATGAAAACATGAGAGGCATTTGCTTTGAGGTGTGCGATGTTGTTCTTCATACCGATGCCATACATAGAGGTGGTGGTCAAGTTATTCCAACGGCAAGGAGGGTTATTTATGCATCACAACTAACTGCCAAGCCTCGTCTTTTGGAACCCGTGTACCTGGTGGAGATCCAAGCTCCGGAGCAAGCTCTAGGTGGAATTTACAGTGTCTTGAATCAGAAACGTGGGCACGTCTTTGAAGAAATGCAGAGACCGGGTACTCCTCTTTACAATATCAAGGCATACCTACCTGTTGTTGAGTCATTTGGTTTCTCAAGTACCTTGAGGGCTGCGACCTCTGGTCAGGCATTCCCCCAGTGTGTGTTTGATCACTGGGACATGATGGCCTCTGATCCTTTAGAGGCGGGATCTCAGGCAGCCACTCTGGTAGCAGACATCCGAAAGAGGAAAGGTTTGAAGGAGCAGATCACGCCCCTCTCTGAATTTGAGGATAGGCTATAA
- the LOC140988288 gene encoding transcription factor JUNGBRUNNEN 1-like — translation MAVENIGSLANCKEEDDVLLPGFRFHPTDEELVGFYLHRKVQNRSLSIELIKQVDIYKYDPWDLPQFNINVGDKEWYFFCRRGRKYRNSIRPNRVTGSGFWKATGIDKPIYSSGRDCIIGLKKSLVYYLGSAGKGTNTNWMMHEFRLPSGPDLKIHSSNSLDSKTNIADQEAEVWTLCRIIKRNNSYRKLNIPDWRKVTSAHRPSMDPSMDASSKTCSMESSTKNNSYINFSFTTSVLRNEMEKRPYSHEDQQFPSQFSSTSIKSQAPADSITNSSSSMCSDINELINDTGDWQDLQSFVDYSSFAPLMNPFYL, via the exons ATGGCAGTGGAAAACATTGGCAGCTTAGCTAATTGCAAAGAAGAAGATGATGTTCTGCTTCCGGGATTCAGATTTCATCCAACAGATGAAGAGCTTGTGGGATTTTATCTTCATAGGAAAGTCCAAAACAGATCATTAAGTATCGAACTCATCAAACAGGTTGATATCTACAAGTACGATCCATGGGATCTTCCTC AATTCAACATTAATGTCGGGGACAAGGAGTGGTACTTCTTCTGCAGAAGAGGGAGAAAATACAGGAATAGCATTAGACCCAATAGAGTAACAGGTTCAGGGTTCTGGAAAGCAACAGGAATCGATAAGCCAATATACTCTTCCGGCCGTGATTGCATAATTGGGCTGAAGAAATCCCTCGTGTACTACCTTGGAAGCGCCGGTAAAGGCACCAATACTAACTGGATGATGCACGAGTTCCGCCTCCCGTCCGGCCCTGACCTCAAAATCCATAGCTCAAATAGCCTAGATTCTAAAACCAATATTGCTGATCAAGAAGCT GAGGTTTGGACCCTGTGTCGAATTATAAAACGAAACAATTCATACAGGAAGCTCAATATACCAGATTGGAGAAAAGTGACATCTGCACACAGACCAAGTATGGATCCATCAATGGATGCGAGCTCCAAAACATGCAGCATGGAGTCTTCTACTAAAAACAACAGCTACATTAACTTCAGTTTCACTACTTCAGTTCTCAGGAATGAAATGGAGAAGAGACCGTATTCGCATGAAGATCAACAGTTTCCTTCCCAGTTCAGCTCAACATCGATAAAATCTCAGGCCCCCGCGGATTCCATTACCAACTCTTCAAGCTCTATGTGTAGTGACATTAATGAGTTGATAAACGATACCGGTGACTGGCAGGATCTTCAGTCCTTCGTAGATTATTCTTCTTTTGCTCCACTTATGAATCCCTTTTATTTGTAA
- the LOC140987086 gene encoding uncharacterized protein, with product MAASFPDPHYSDHTNFSTEFFSFPFPIPASWTDNLIGEESSNMSSNNAGINYKLPSMNSSCDMNSPVSVASFPETYGVSDCMAAPESSEFGMDFRGIAACNYKHQIFEPGEEFMLWPPYHMAASRGIQTKREARVEESSVKVGRYSVEERKSRICRYLQKRNQRNFKKRIKYACRKTLADKRVRVRGRFAKNNEPRDNENNALIKNTSVRYCYDSLDEQSIQLMKYEEDDWLEDAVASLAYLPYISG from the exons ATGGCTGCTTCCTTTCCTGATCCACACTATTCTGATCATACTAATTTCTCCACTGAATTTTTCAGCTTCCCGTTCCCGATTCCGGCTTCTTGGACTGACAACTTGATCGGTGAAGAATCCTCAAATATGTCGAGTAATAATGCAGGAATCAATTATAAACTTCCATCAATGAACTCATCATGTGACATGAATTCTCCAGTATCGGTGGCATCATTTCCCGAGACATATGGGGTTTCAGACTGCATGGCCGCGCCTGAATCATCAGAATTTGGGATGGATTTTCGTGGTATAGCTGCGTGTAATTACAAGCACCAGATATTTGAGCCAGGAGAAGAGTTCATGCTCTGGCCCCCTTATCACATGGCTGCTTCTCGG GGAATACAAACCAAACGAGAAGCAAGAGTTGAAGAAAGCTCAGTCAAGGTTGGAAGATATTCGGTTGAAGAAAGGAAAAGTCGAATTTGTAGATACTTACAGAAAAGGAACCagagaaattttaaaaagagaATCAAG TATGCATGTCGCAAAACCCTAGCAGATAAGCGTGTCAGGGTCCGTGGAAGATTCGCCAAGAACAATGAACCCCGTGACAATGAAAATAATGCATTAATAAAGAATACAAGTGTTCGGTATTGTTATGATTCGCTTGATGAACAATCTATCCAGCTG ATGAAATATGAGGAGGACGATTGGTTGGAAGATGCTGTGGCGAGTCTTGCATATTTGCCTTACATATCTGGCTGA